In Synergistaceae bacterium, a single window of DNA contains:
- a CDS encoding segregation/condensation protein A, whose protein sequence is MDERMGELAEFEAEVEGFSGPFDALCWLVESRELEASQISVRQVVLIYGGYLANTGKVSLSVVFDFMLMAATLVLNKIRFLMPGREAAEEVAVPEDPSAEDVLERLSRYRPYRMAAVELAGMKESRDRVFLRENPDEGEDNAQYLGDLYALCRLWWSLEDAARAARSPAALVELDLDEWDGVPTSLPKEEQVDIKMSDIMSKLADHGHSSLSSILGENMSIQNLVLTLIALLEMSRVGRIRMTQRDLFGDVVVVGI, encoded by the coding sequence TTGGACGAACGGATGGGCGAGCTGGCCGAGTTCGAGGCGGAGGTGGAGGGCTTCTCCGGCCCTTTCGACGCCCTCTGCTGGCTGGTGGAGAGCAGGGAGCTCGAGGCCTCGCAAATCTCCGTGAGGCAGGTGGTGCTCATCTACGGGGGCTACCTCGCAAACACCGGCAAGGTCTCCCTCTCGGTCGTATTCGACTTCATGCTCATGGCCGCGACCTTGGTGTTGAACAAGATTCGCTTCCTGATGCCCGGTCGCGAGGCCGCCGAGGAGGTCGCGGTCCCGGAGGACCCCTCCGCGGAGGATGTGCTCGAGAGGCTGTCCAGGTATCGCCCGTACAGGATGGCGGCTGTGGAACTTGCAGGGATGAAGGAGAGCAGGGACAGAGTTTTTTTAAGGGAGAATCCGGACGAGGGAGAGGATAATGCCCAATACCTTGGAGATCTGTACGCCCTCTGCAGGCTCTGGTGGAGCCTGGAGGATGCCGCGAGAGCCGCTCGTTCACCGGCGGCCCTTGTGGAACTTGATCTTGATGAATGGGATGGTGTGCCGACCTCTTTGCCCAAAGAGGAGCAGGTCGATATAAAAATGTCCGATATCATGTCGAAGCTTGCGGACCACGGCCATTCGAGTCTGTCGTCCATCTTGGGCGAGAACATGTCGATACAGAACCTTGTGCTGACCCTCATCGCTCTCCTGGAGATGAGCAGGGTCGGGCGCATCAGGATGACTCAGAGGGACTTGTTCGGCGATGTCGTCGTCGTCGGGATCTGA